A genomic region of Trifolium pratense cultivar HEN17-A07 linkage group LG3, ARS_RC_1.1, whole genome shotgun sequence contains the following coding sequences:
- the LOC123917720 gene encoding uncharacterized protein LOC123917720 — protein MSLVSSMDNMACNKVQHVRKAKKKLDRLKQAEKKRRRLEKALANSAAIISELEKKKQKKKEEQQRLDEEGAATAEAVALHVLLGEDEDDSYNKVDRKTWDDYNHNREFFMGGKRACLPNLYGCTWSVTTENGKWFMSFRPFENNIHEPIYKEAGWDPTRLSIDLIAAQAIRSLQIAENADEDRILF, from the coding sequence atGTCATTGGTAAGTTCAATGGATAACATGGCATGTAATAAAGTGCAACATGTGAGGAAGGCAAAGAAGAAGCTGGATCGTCTTAAACAGGcagaaaagaaaaggagacGGCTGGAAAAAGCTCTAGCTAATTCTGCTGCCATCATATCCGAATtggaaaaaaagaaacaaaagaagaaagaagaacaaCAAAGACTTGATGAAGAGGGTGCTGCAACTGCGGAAGCTGTTGCTCTACATGTTCTACTCGGTGAAGACGAAGATGATTCATATAATAAGGTTGACCGCAAGACCTGGGATGATTATAATCATAATCGTGAGTTCTTCATGGGTGGGAAAAGAGCTTGCTTACCGAATCTATATGGTTGCACATGGTCCGTCACTACCGAAAATGGCAAGTGGTTTATGTCGTTCAGGCCTTTCGAAAACAACATTCACGAACCAATTTACAAAGAAGCAGGATGGGATCCTACAAGACTCTCTATTGATCTTATAGCAGCACAAGCAATTAGATCACTCCAAATTGCAGAGAATGCAGATGAGGATAGGATACTCTTCTAA
- the LOC123917717 gene encoding riboflavin synthase has product MASSSFSVTSTTKTPTITAAISHRFHHSQITNLRFKPQSPLRIFLKSTRKPITTHRTNALNIQCLFTGLVEEIGTVKQIGVSSNGGGGFDLKVDANTVLNGVCLGDSIAVNGTCLTVTEFDTETSDFTVGLAPETLRKTSLSELEPGSPVNLERAVTPVSRMGGHFVQGHVDGTGEIVSMIPEGDSLWVKVRVEKKLLKYIVPKGFIAVDGTSLTVVDVFDDESCFNFMLVAYTQNKIVVPLKKVGQKVNLEVDILVGCCRY; this is encoded by the exons ATGgcttcttcttcattttccGTTACCTCAACAACCAAAACCCCAACAATCACCGCTGCAATTTCCCACAGATTCCACCATTCCCAAATCACCAATCTCCGATTCAAACCTCAATCCCCTCTTCGTATCTTCCTTAAATCCACACGCAAACCCATCACCACCCACCGCACCAACGCTCTCAATATCCAATGTCTCTTTACCGGCCTCGTTGAAGAAATCGGCACCGTCAAACAAATCGGAGTATCATCTAACGGCGGCGGTGGTTTCGACTTAAAAGTCGAcgcaaacacagtcctaaacggCGTTTGTCTCGGCGACAGCATCGCCGTCAACGGCACATGTCTTACCGTAACAGAATTCGATACAGAAACTTCCGATTTCACCGTTGGTTTGGCACCGGAGACGCTGAGAAAGACATCACTTTCGGAACTCGAACCTGGATCGCCGGTGAATCTTGAAAGGGCAGTGACCCCGGTTAGTAGAATGGGTGGACATTTTGTTCAGGGTCACGTGGATGGCACGGGTGAGATTGTTTCTATGATTCCTGAAGGAGATTCTTTGTGGGTGAAAGTTAGGGTTGAGAAAAAATTGCTGAAATATATTGTGCCTAAAGGGTTTATTGCTGTTGATGGTACTAGTTTAACTGTGGTTGATGTTTTTGATGATGAAAGTTGTTTTAATTTCATGTTGGTTGCTTATACTCAGAATAAGATTGTTGTTCCTTTGAAGAAGGTTGGTCAAAAAGTGAATCTTGAAGTTGATATTCTTG TTGGATGCTGTAGATATTGA
- the LOC123917715 gene encoding uracil-DNA glycosylase, mitochondrial, translating to MASASSKTLIDIFDRASKRLKPTLCKSEDATNASSTLSIDQKSRIEYNKNLALSKRNLKICIDRVSKHKESLASGCVKLEELLVEESWLEALSGEFQKSYLVNLAKFVETEICSRDDYIYPPQHLIFNALNTTPFHSVKAVILGQDPYHGPGQAMGLSFSVPEGVKVPSSLVNIFKELKQDLGCSVPSHGNLEKWAVQGVLLLNAVLTVRKHQANSHAKKGWEQFTDAVIKTISQKKEGVVFLLWGKSAQEKLRLIDSTKHHILKAAHPSGLSANRGFFGCRHFSQTNQHLEQMGIDPIDWQL from the exons atgGCTTCCGCATCCTCCAAAACCCTAATCGACATTTTCGATCGAGCTTCAAAGCGCTTAAAACCCACTCTCTGCAAATCCGAAGACGCCACTAATGCCTCTTCCACCCTCTCCATCGACCAAAAATCTCGAATCGAATACAATAAGAATCTCGCTTTGTCCAAAAGGAACCTCAAAATCTGCATCGATAGGGTTTCCAAACACAAAG AATCTTTAGCTTCGGGTTGCGTGAAATTAGAGGAATTGCTCGTTGAGGAATCGTGGTTGGAAGCTTTATCCGGAGAATTTCAGAAATCTTATCTTGTTAATCTTGCTAAGTTCGTCGAAACGGAGATTTGTTCGAGGGATGATTATATATATCCTCCTCAGCATTTGATTTTCAATGCTCTTAATACAACTCCTTTTCATTCTGTTAAGGCTGTGATCCTTGGTCAG GACCCTTATCATGGACCTGGTCAAGCAATGGGGCTTTCGTTTTCGGTTCCTGAGGGAGTCAAAGTTCCATCCAGTTTGGTAAATATATTTAAGGAGCTTAAGCAAGACCTTGGTTGTTCGGTTCCGTCCCACGGAAATCTTGAAAAATGGGCTGTGCAG GGCGTTCTCTTGCTTAATGCTGTTCTCACAG TCAGGAAGCACCAAGCAAATTCTCATGCAAAAAAAGGCTGGGAACAATTTACTGATGCTGTTATCAAGACAATCTCGCAGAAGAAAGAAGGGGTTGTGTTTCTGTTGTGGGGAAAATCTGCTCAGGAGAAACTTAG GTTAATTGATTCAACCAAACATCACATTCTAAAAGCTGCACATCCTTCAGGTTTGTCTGCGAATAGAGGCTTCTTTGGCTGCAG GCACTTCTCTCAAACTAACCAACATCTGGAGCAAATGGGGATTGATCCCATAGATTGGCAACTATAA